One Bacillota bacterium genomic region harbors:
- a CDS encoding M23 family metallopeptidase, with the protein MYPFNNYTISCVYGRKGSWACGYHTGTDFVAVGDDNVMAVASGTVSTAAFDKSYGKYVVVHHDDGTASRYAHLASYNVKVNDKIAEGQVIGTEGSTGNSTGKHLHLEVYGKLPVVYPMPFPGNTINPIGYLEEHNMGYKKISNYLYEVVSPTANTFPQEWEKAKRTTAIKNYCNFMFYTPLSAADPKFGKYYPVGNFAIDGRVINQAKDFPDWIDIAKLSTVGRKLSTFYVTKDQEAFYDELNQIDNIQNLLWAASGIPVIKNGKEVSASRDIYRQGWRDDKFRCTWHTMLAFKSDKAYVFAFYNRKSGAAAATTEIYNTFKDYGFNYMIVYDGGTPFVFDVNGTNVAVTDGNAVIDTILRYNA; encoded by the coding sequence ATGTATCCATTTAATAATTATACAATTTCCTGTGTATACGGCAGAAAGGGGAGCTGGGCTTGCGGCTATCACACCGGAACTGATTTCGTAGCAGTGGGCGATGACAATGTAATGGCTGTTGCATCCGGCACGGTAAGCACGGCTGCATTTGACAAGTCATACGGAAAATATGTCGTAGTTCATCACGACGACGGCACAGCCTCACGCTATGCTCACCTTGCGTCATATAATGTTAAGGTCAATGATAAAATCGCCGAGGGGCAAGTCATTGGCACAGAGGGCAGCACAGGCAACAGCACAGGCAAGCACCTGCACCTTGAGGTGTACGGCAAGCTGCCTGTTGTGTACCCGATGCCCTTCCCGGGGAACACGATAAATCCAATAGGTTATTTGGAGGAGCATAATATGGGATACAAGAAAATCAGCAATTATTTGTATGAGGTGGTTTCTCCGACAGCAAATACTTTCCCACAGGAATGGGAGAAGGCAAAGAGGACGACAGCAATCAAAAATTACTGCAACTTCATGTTTTATACGCCGCTTAGCGCAGCAGATCCTAAATTCGGAAAGTACTACCCGGTCGGCAACTTTGCAATCGACGGCAGAGTTATAAACCAGGCAAAAGACTTTCCGGACTGGATTGACATAGCGAAACTGTCGACAGTGGGAAGAAAGCTCAGCACGTTTTATGTCACAAAGGACCAGGAGGCTTTCTACGACGAGCTGAATCAGATAGACAACATCCAAAACCTGCTGTGGGCTGCAAGCGGCATTCCTGTCATCAAGAACGGCAAGGAGGTATCAGCTTCCCGTGATATTTATCGGCAGGGATGGCGGGACGACAAATTCCGCTGTACCTGGCACACGATGCTTGCGTTCAAGAGTGACAAGGCGTATGTATTCGCGTTTTACAACAGGAAGTCAGGGGCGGCGGCAGCGACCACCGAGATATACAACACGTTCAAAGATTATGGTTTCAACTATATGATAGTGTATGACGGCGGCACACCATTTGTCTTCGATGTTAACG
- a CDS encoding phage holin, LLH family, which yields MNDLAKYILDGILTLAMGIALKFAVPYIKSLLNVKNFNFISAWVDKLVAAAEQTIQGTKMGATRKLWVINMLNKLGIAVDDGVNALIEASVKALNDAVDEAAGGIAKEIANETSNTYHSDDPVATDSGKSLDAQQNADSAGTISACDNNIEDGIPVKAEVSE from the coding sequence ATGAACGATCTTGCAAAATACATATTGGATGGAATATTGACACTCGCAATGGGAATTGCACTTAAATTCGCAGTTCCGTATATAAAGTCGCTTTTGAATGTTAAAAATTTCAACTTTATATCAGCTTGGGTGGACAAGCTCGTCGCCGCAGCGGAGCAGACGATTCAGGGCACTAAAATGGGCGCAACGCGTAAGCTTTGGGTCATAAATATGCTTAATAAACTCGGAATTGCCGTTGATGACGGGGTCAATGCGCTGATCGAGGCGTCTGTTAAGGCGCTTAATGACGCTGTTGATGAGGCGGCTGGCGGGATTGCAAAAGAGATCGCAAATGAAACGTCTAATACTTATCATAGCGATGATCCTGTTGCCACTGATTCGGGGAAAAGCTTAGATGCTCAGCAAAATGCAGACTCTGCCGGCACAATTTCTGCGTGTGATAATAATATAGAGGATGGTATACCTGTTAAAGCAGAGGTAAGCGAATAG